One genomic region from Anthonomus grandis grandis chromosome 1, icAntGran1.3, whole genome shotgun sequence encodes:
- the LOC126735819 gene encoding uncharacterized protein LOC126735819 yields the protein MCAKWTEDTTVKFVELYRKEECLWNTQLVIYRNKQARESAIKRIVETMEIENFGPIDVKNKIKTLRSTYVQEVAKIKKSQSSGAGADEIYKPKMKWFSVMHMFLQTMDKRRVTCSNLASETYNGSNTLQVEDEVEEATHEEVPLAAEVIKANVSGAINEPTPKRHKAAKSKIKEVAGCIKDLNSLTTSIRDLQSTESSENEFDIFGKSVAAQLNKLPLLAAVTARAEIQQILTRSRVSNIEGTSTSLGSSRCTSAFSTLPIPESGETLICPESPNTSLPPADNNTSNILSEAYRSAFDLDTDNWG from the exons atgtgcGCAAAATGGACTGAAGATACCACAGTAAAGTTTGTAGAATTATATAGGAAGGAAGAGTGCCTTTGGAATACACAGTTGGTAATCTATAGAAATAAACAAGCCCGTGAGTCGGCTATAAAAAGAATTGTGGAAACAATGGAAATCGAGAATTTTGGCCCAATagatgtaaaaaacaaaataaaaactctaaggTCGACGTATGTACAAGAGGtagcaaaaattaagaaatcgcAAAGCTCTGGGGCCGGAGCCGATGAAAtatataaaccaaaaatgaagTGGTTTTCAGTTATGCATATGTTTTTACAAACAATGGATAAGAGAAGGGTAACATGCAGTAATTTG GCTTCAGAAACATATAATGGATCGAATACATTACAAGTAGAAGATGAAGTTGAAGAGGCAACACACGAAGAAGTACCATTAGCAGCAGAGGTAATAAAAGCGAATGTTAGTGGAGCTATTAATGAACCTACTCCAAAACGCCATAAGGCAGCGAAGTCCAAGATTAAAGAAGTTGCTGGTTGCATCAAAGACTTAAATTCTTTAACGACGTCTATTCGAGATCTACAATCTACGGAATCATCTGAAAATGAATTCGATATTTTCGGGAAGAGCGTAGCTGCACAATTAAATAAGTTGCCCCTTTTAGCGGCCGTCACGGCTCGAGCTGAAATTCAGCAAATTTTGACTCGTTCCAGAGTGTCAAATATAGAAGGTACAAGCACCTCATTAGGTTCTTCCAGATGCACCAGTGCATTTAGTACTTTGCCGATCCCGGAATCAGGTGAAACCTTGATTTGTCCAGAATCACCCAACACATCCCTACCACCGGCAGATAACAATACAAGCAATATTCTTTCCGAAGCATATAGATCCGCTTTTGATCTAGATACTGATAATTGGGGTTAG